In the Thermodesulfobium sp. 4217-1 genome, ATCCTGTAGTGAGTATGTCATCAACTACTATTACCTTTTTGTTCTCTACAACCCTGTCATAGCCTCGCTTTAGAACTCTTTTCCCAACTACTTCTTCAGAAAAGACAGAAAATATCTCGGAATTTTTCAAATTTGAGCTGTGATATGCAATCCACTGGGAGAGTATTACGCCACCAATCGTCGGAGCGCAAATAACTTCAAAATCCACATCGCAAATCATCCTTGAAATCTCCATACAAAGCTCTGAAATCACTTTTGGCTTTATATATAGAGCGTCTTTATTGATATACACTTCACCATGTTTACCAGATGTATATAGAAAATGACCATATACAATTGCATTATGTTTTTTTAGAAATTCTAAAATTTCATTGTTATCTTTCATTTATAAAACTCCTCAATAATAGATTTTAACGCTTCTGATGAAGAATAGTTATTGTTTGGCTTCAATATAGGTCTTCCTACCACAATATATGTCGCACCATTCAATTTTGCATCGTATGGCGTAGAGATTCTTTCCTGATCATCCTTAAGGCTCCAGGCTGGCCTTATGCCCGGAACGACAAAAAAGCAGTCTGGAAATTCTTTTTTCAATACTTTTAATTCAAGAGGACTACAAACAAATCCTCTCAATCCAGAATTATAACCAATTTCTACAAATTTTTTCACTATATCTATAGTATCATATAAATTATAAATTTTTTTGGCCTCTTCTATGGAGAAACTCGTTAAAAGAGTGACGCCCAAAAGCTTTGTATTGCTCTTAGGATCGATGCTATTCAGAGCTTCTCTTATCATATTAGATCCGCCGCTAACATGAATGGTCAGCATATCAATATCCAGAGCTGAAAGATTCTTAACCGCTTTAGCGACAGTATTTGGAATATCATATAATTTCATATCTAAAAAAACCTTGCAATTATAAGACTTTACAATCTTCACTGATTCCTTCACGCCAATAGAAGTTAACATCTGATAGCCTACTTTATACCAGCTCGTAAAAGCAGAAAGCTCTTTAATTTTCTTATTAATTTCATCAACATCATCCAGGTCAAGTGCTACTATTACATTAGAATCCAATTTATCACCATCCAATTATTTTCTCATCTAAATCAAAACAAACAATAGTAAGCAATATAATAATTTTTATCTTGCTATCGACCTAAGTATTTAGAGAATGCTTCCAAGTATGCCAATAGCTTTACCTAAAATACCACCTACTCCAGGGGAAGACTGTTTAGCTTTTCTTGTCTCACTTGTAGAATTGGATGTGGGGTTAACTACGGGGTGTACCGATTCGGTTGAATTAGAAGCAATATAATTTGATGTGGAGTGTTGCAAAATAGAGTCGTTGATTAAAGCAATCCTTTGTTGGCTCGAGAGAGTTTTGGTTGCGTTTAGCCAATCTCTATTTCCTTCTTCATTAAAAATAGCGCTTAATACTATTTCTTGCTGTTCCAACGATAAACTTGAAAAATTTGTATCTTCGTTTATATTTAGGCCAGATCTATTGCAATACATAATTACATCATTTAAATATCGAGAAGAATTGTTTTCTCGAGGCGGCGCCCAAGTAAAAATAATATTTCTAATTGACTCATTGCCACCATTGTAATAGCCTGGTTTTCGAATAATGTTGTAATATGCAGCATATATACCGCAATTTATATCTCTATAGCTATTGAATCCCCCGTAAACAGATCTTAGATTGCCTGGATTGTTCACATCTGAATTGCCAACTATATCTGATTGAGTGTCGTTAAAACCTGTTCTTATGTTTTGAGTATTTAAAGAGTTGTTTTGAATCCTTGTTATAGGAGAGCTACTTTGAATCCTATTTGAACTGTAATCTGAAACTTTGAAACTCCCTACATTAACCTCCAAACCACCTGCGACTCTTGAAACAATATATGGATAATTTTTATCGCTTTCGATAACCACCCTAACTTTATCAGGTGTATTTTGTGCAAAATGTATTCCAGTTACCATTGGTGAGATAGTTGATATATCACCTTTCTTAGAAATGATTGATTTATCGATGTCCAATACTATTCTACCGTCTGCCATTCTAAAATAATTGAAATTTGGATTGCCCTGAACATTGACGAAAACCTCTACTCCATTTTCCGTAGTCTTGTAAGAAACATTTTGCACCTTTGGCAGTGTATCAGCATAGGCAATGCCTACAGTAGTTAGAAGAAACAAAAATATAAAAGCTAAAAAAAACTTCATCTCAATCTCACCCCGTGAATAAAAAAATATTTGAACATATTCCTACACAGGACTTATAAAAATCCCTTGAAATAAACTCGATTTAGTCTATTATATCATTTTAACCGCTTAGAACATTAAAAAACTTGGTTAAAAAAATATGTCTTCTGTATAAATAGCTCTTCGTCGAAATAAAATCCGACGAATTCAGAATTTAAGAAGTTGCATTGTTTTAGAATCAGCTTACCGTTTTCAATCTTCTCATTTTTATACCAATTGTTTCTGCCACTTCCAGGCTTTTCTGAAAGATCACAAAAATCAACAAGATTTTCCAATTGCAATCCTCTCTGCTTAAATATCAAATTTCGCAAAATTAAATGATAAAGAGCTACGCTTGCCTGAACGATTCCTGAAAAGCCCAATATAATTTTGTCTTCATATAAATAAGCATAGCTATTTTTGCCCACTGGCGTGTTAAACCTTTCAAATATTGGCTTAGAGTTTTTATTTAGAACCCTTCTTATAAGATCCTTTTTGCCCATGCCAGTGCCACCTATAAACAAGACGATATCGCTTTTTTTGTTTTCAATCAGAACCTCTTCCAGAAGAGATTCTTCATCTGCTATTGGACCTGATTGAATGACTTCAAAACCATCAAATTGTGCAACAGGCGAGATTATCCAGCTTGAGAGCGGCAAAGCTTTTTCTAAATCACCAGTATTGATTAACTCTGTTCCAGTGTTGATTATGCTAAGCTTGGGCCTTTTAAATACTTTGATAGACCTAATGCCTAAAAGCTCTAAAGCGAATCTGTCTTTAACGGAAAGTTTTCTTCCCTTAGAGAAAAGCTTCTCACCATCAAGGATTTCACTCCCAGGTTTTAGCCAATTATTTTTAGTTTCTTCAGACGCAGGAAATATTAAATTATTTTCGAACTTTACGTCTTCCATCTTAAAGAATTTTAAGCCGTCATCTATTTTTTCTATAGAAGAGCCTGTTGCAAAAAATATGCAGGCATTATTATTTATGGAAAAATTTAGCTTGTCTCCAGGATATATTTCTTTAACCAGCTTAAATGGAGCAACCCCTTTACACAAGTAGCCGTCAAACCTGCTGACAAAATATTTTGGATAATTTTCTTTCAAGATTACATCTTCACTTAATATCTCTCCAAGACAATCAGCAGACAAAATATCTTGTGAGTTAACGGATGGCAAATACTTTAAAAGCTCTTCGACTATCTCTGAATAGCGTCTTTTAGCCCTATCAAGTTCTTGCACAATTTTTGTCCCAGCCCATTAATATATCAATTCCATGTTCAAGAGGATCGATCACAAAGTTCAGACATTCATCTACCGCCTTTAAGCTACCGGGCAAATTTAATATTATCGACTTTTTTCTAATTCCACATAAGCCTCTTGTGAGCATTGCCCTATTAGTTTTTTGGAGGCTAAGACTCCTCATAGCCTCAGGGATGCCAGGTATTTCTTTTTCTATAACCTCTTTAGTGGCCTCAGGCGTATTGTCTCTATCAGAAAACCCAGTTCCGCCAGTTGTTAGTATTAAATTTATTTTTTGGTTGGAAAGCTCAATTAATTTTTCTATCAGTAAATTTTTTTCATCTGGCAAGATCTCGTAGGATGACAAGAAAAATCCTCTATTGTGACAAATTTCTATAATCTTTTTGCCGCTTAGATCTTCTCTTTCTCCTTTGTATCCAGAATCAGACAAGGTCAATACTGCAAACGTAACCTTTTTATCCAAATCAGCTCACCTCTAATAGGTTAATTTTTAATTAAATCACACGTATTCATAAGTGCCAGACTTACCGCCTGATTTATACAAGAGCTTCACGTCTTCGATAACAGCTCCCTTTTCTACAGCCTTTATCATATCGTATATTGTAAGTGCTGCTATGTTAGCTGCTACCAATGCCTCCATCTCCACTCCAGTTTTAAAACTTGTCCTTGCCTGCGACAATATTAAAATTCCATTATCTTTAACTTCAAAATCCAGATTTATTTGATTAATTGGTATTGGATGAGTCAAAGGTATTAGCTCCCAGGTCTTCTTCGCCGCTAAGATGCCAGCTATTCTGGATGTAGAAAATATATCGCCCTTTGGAACTTTCTGATCGTTAATCAAGCTTAGAGTTTTATCTGACAAACGAATAAAAGCCTGTGCTTTCGCAACCCTAACTGTTTCAACCTTATCGCCGATGTCTACCATATAGGCCTTTCCCTCTTCATCTAAATGTGTAAACATCTCATCCTCCAATGGCTGACATATTTCTGTGATAAATTTC is a window encoding:
- a CDS encoding phosphoribosyltransferase family protein, producing MKDNNEILEFLKKHNAIVYGHFLYTSGKHGEVYINKDALYIKPKVISELCMEISRMICDVDFEVICAPTIGGVILSQWIAYHSSNLKNSEIFSVFSEEVVGKRVLKRGYDRVVENKKVIVVDDILTTGSSIKKVIDTVRDCKGIVQGSACLVNRGNVSSDAIGSPFLKNLLSIDFQSFDPEDCPLCKSQIPINRELGKGKKITNL
- the pyrF gene encoding orotidine-5'-phosphate decarboxylase — translated: MDSNVIVALDLDDVDEINKKIKELSAFTSWYKVGYQMLTSIGVKESVKIVKSYNCKVFLDMKLYDIPNTVAKAVKNLSALDIDMLTIHVSGGSNMIREALNSIDPKSNTKLLGVTLLTSFSIEEAKKIYNLYDTIDIVKKFVEIGYNSGLRGFVCSPLELKVLKKEFPDCFFVVPGIRPAWSLKDDQERISTPYDAKLNGATYIVVGRPILKPNNNYSSSEALKSIIEEFYK
- a CDS encoding AMIN domain-containing protein, translated to MKFFLAFIFLFLLTTVGIAYADTLPKVQNVSYKTTENGVEVFVNVQGNPNFNYFRMADGRIVLDIDKSIISKKGDISTISPMVTGIHFAQNTPDKVRVVIESDKNYPYIVSRVAGGLEVNVGSFKVSDYSSNRIQSSSPITRIQNNSLNTQNIRTGFNDTQSDIVGNSDVNNPGNLRSVYGGFNSYRDINCGIYAAYYNIIRKPGYYNGGNESIRNIIFTWAPPRENNSSRYLNDVIMYCNRSGLNINEDTNFSSLSLEQQEIVLSAIFNEEGNRDWLNATKTLSSQQRIALINDSILQHSTSNYIASNSTESVHPVVNPTSNSTSETRKAKQSSPGVGGILGKAIGILGSIL
- a CDS encoding molybdopterin-binding protein is translated as MQELDRAKRRYSEIVEELLKYLPSVNSQDILSADCLGEILSEDVILKENYPKYFVSRFDGYLCKGVAPFKLVKEIYPGDKLNFSINNNACIFFATGSSIEKIDDGLKFFKMEDVKFENNLIFPASEETKNNWLKPGSEILDGEKLFSKGRKLSVKDRFALELLGIRSIKVFKRPKLSIINTGTELINTGDLEKALPLSSWIISPVAQFDGFEVIQSGPIADEESLLEEVLIENKKSDIVLFIGGTGMGKKDLIRRVLNKNSKPIFERFNTPVGKNSYAYLYEDKIILGFSGIVQASVALYHLILRNLIFKQRGLQLENLVDFCDLSEKPGSGRNNWYKNEKIENGKLILKQCNFLNSEFVGFYFDEELFIQKTYFFNQVF
- a CDS encoding MogA/MoaB family molybdenum cofactor biosynthesis protein, which produces MDKKVTFAVLTLSDSGYKGEREDLSGKKIIEICHNRGFFLSSYEILPDEKNLLIEKLIELSNQKINLILTTGGTGFSDRDNTPEATKEVIEKEIPGIPEAMRSLSLQKTNRAMLTRGLCGIRKKSIILNLPGSLKAVDECLNFVIDPLEHGIDILMGWDKNCART
- the moaC gene encoding cyclic pyranopterin monophosphate synthase MoaC, with the translated sequence MFTHLDEEGKAYMVDIGDKVETVRVAKAQAFIRLSDKTLSLINDQKVPKGDIFSTSRIAGILAAKKTWELIPLTHPIPINQINLDFEVKDNGILILSQARTSFKTGVEMEALVAANIAALTIYDMIKAVEKGAVIEDVKLLYKSGGKSGTYEYV